The following coding sequences lie in one Arachis ipaensis cultivar K30076 chromosome B05, Araip1.1, whole genome shotgun sequence genomic window:
- the LOC107641368 gene encoding alkane hydroxylase MAH1-like has product MAILFLIIPILLLFSYLVHRRRSCETPLLIDWPILGMLPQVLSNLWHIHDFVTNVLRQKGGTGEFMGPWFTKMNYMVTSDPMNVHHIMSKSFDNYVKGPEFREIFQAFGDGIVTADSETWRYIRTMQHSLFRQPSFETMVEKTFQKKVQDSLLPILDHAWLHGNVLDLQDVFSRLMFDETCIMVLGYDPKSLSIEFPLVEIEKAFVEVGESIFYRHVVPRSVWKFQEWLQIGEEKKMTKACKVFDRFLYSCIATKRQELNERNKSSGDDLLSAIMMMGEEKGKMVHDDKFLRDAVFNLFVAGRDPITSALTWFFWLVATHPLVEAKILEEIEKVFGANDGEKRKVLGKEDVRKLVYLHCAICESLRLYPPVPIERKQSLKCDTLPSGHRVNPNTIILFFTYAMGRFEDIWGKDCLEFKPERWISEKGGTIRVPSYKFFSFNAGPRTCMGKDLSFIQMKMVASAILRNYHIQVVENHPTTPAHSTVLFMKHGLKVMMTKRQF; this is encoded by the coding sequence ATGGCCATATTGTTTCTCATTATACCAATCCTCCTATTATTCTCATATCTTGTTCATCGCAGAAGAAGTTGTGAAACCCCTCTCTTGATAGATTGGCCAATCCTTGGCATGTTGCCACAAGTCCTTAGCAACTTGTGGCATATCCATGATTTTGTAACAAATGTTTTGAGACAAAAAGGTGGCACCGGTGAATTCATGGGGCCATGGTTCACCAAAATGAACTATATGGTCACTAGTGACCCCATGAATGTTCATCACATAATGAGCAAAAGCTTTGACAACTATGTCAAGGGCCCAGAGTTTCGCGAGATCTTCCAAGCTTTTGGAGACGGTATTGTGACTGCAGATTCAGAGACATGGAGATACATTAGGACCATGCAACATTCCTTGTTCCGGCAACCGAGTTTTGAGACGATGGTGGAGAAAACCTTTCAAAAGAAGGTTCAGGATAGCTTGCTTCCGATACTTGATCATGCATGGTTACATGGAAATGTTTTGGATCTTCAAGATGTGTTTAGTCGATTAATGTTCGACGAGACATGCATCATGGTTTTAGGATATGATCCTAAGAGTCTCTCAATTGAATTTCCATTGGTGGAAATTGAGAAGGCTTTCGTTGAAGTTGGGGAGTCCATATTCTATAGGCACGTAGTGCCAAGAAGTGTTTGGAAGTTTCAAGAGTGGCTTCAAATTGGTGAGGAGAAGAAGATGACAAAAGCATGCAAAGTTTTTGACCGATTTCTATATTCATGCATTGCAACTAAGCGCCAAGAGTTAAATGAACGCAACAAAAGTAGTGGTGATGACTTGCTTAGTGCTATCATGATGATGGGTGAAGAAAAGGGCAAAATGGTCCATGATGATAAGTTTCTAAGAGATGCCGTATTCAATCTTTTTGTAGCCGGGAGAGATCCCATAACTTCGGCTCTTACATGGTTTTTTTGGCTCGTTGCAACACATCCATTAGTGGAGGCCAAGATTCTTGAAGAAATCGAAAAAGTTTTTGGCGCAAATGATGGGGAGAAACGCAAAGTTTTAGGGAAGGAAGATGTAAGGAAGCTAGTTTATCTGCATTGTGCTATATGTGAAAGTTTGAGACTATATCCACCTGTTCCTATTGAACGTAAGCAATCATTGAAATGTGACACACTTCCTAGTGGTCATCGTGTTAATCCAAATacaattattttgttttttactTATGCAATGGGAAGGTTTGAAGATATTTGGGGAAAAGATTGTTTGGAGTTCAAGCCAGAGAGATGGATTTCAGAGAAAGGAGGAACAATACGTGTTCCATCTTATAAGTTTTTTAGTTTTAATGCAGGTCCAAGGACATGCATGGGAAAAGACTTGTCTTTTATTCAAATGAAAATGGTGGCATCTGCTATTTTGCGCAATTATCATATACAAGTGGTGGAAAATCATCCTACTACCCCAGCTCATTCCACTGTCCTTTTTATGAAGCATGGCTTAAAGGTTATGATGACAAAAAGACAATTTTAA
- the LOC107642163 gene encoding uncharacterized protein LOC107642163, which produces MFFVNILAIRHMDLVTSQAWLLESAELVEKKQHYSDPNKAIGVVQQQIDPGHDECITFFLCLKHHIIFLRFCNGSINEFQFILSFQHAKYRIVPAKIICTVKNNQNNRSSRILT; this is translated from the exons ATGTTCTTCGTGAAT ATCCTTGCAATTAGACACATGGACCTTGTCACTTCTCAAGCATGGTTATTAGAAAGTGCAGAGTTGGTGGAAAAG AAGCAACATTATTCCGATCCAAATAAAGCTATCGGCGTTGTTCAGCAACAAATTGATCCAGGACACGATGAATGTATTACATTTTTCTTATGCCTCAAACATCATATCATTTTCCTCCGATTTTGTAATGGTTCCATCAATGAATTTCAATTTATTCTTTCCTTTCAACACGCAAAGTATCGCATTGTTCCAGCTAAGATAATTTGTACTGTTAAGAATAATCAAAACAATAGAAGTTCTAGAATTCTCACCTAA